From a region of the Geothrix sp. 21YS21S-2 genome:
- a CDS encoding aspartate carbamoyltransferase catalytic subunit produces the protein MPQTYRFPHRHLLGIEPLSPQDISAILDQARAFEEVCERPEIKIVPALRKRLIVNLFFENSTRTRNSFEIAEKRLSAEIINFDADTSSLSKGETLVDTALNLQAMHPDLIVMRHSAPGAHALLARHMKASIVNAGDGAHEHPTQALLDAYTLRKRFGRLDGLRVAIVGDIRNSRVVRSNLWLLTKMGAHVTLVGPPTLVPAELKETWPGIDIVHELEPALPSQDAVMMLRCQFERGTGAFIPGQGEYIRFYQLNAQRLKLCRPDVAVLHPGPINRGVEITSEVADGPNNLILDQVTNGVPVRMAVLFLLCNPHGEQVP, from the coding sequence ATGCCCCAGACCTACCGCTTCCCCCACCGCCACCTGCTGGGCATCGAGCCCCTGAGCCCCCAGGACATCTCGGCCATCCTCGACCAGGCCCGCGCCTTCGAGGAGGTCTGCGAGCGCCCCGAGATCAAGATCGTCCCCGCCCTGCGCAAGCGCCTGATCGTGAACCTCTTCTTCGAGAACTCGACGCGCACCCGCAACAGCTTCGAGATCGCCGAGAAGCGCCTGTCCGCGGAGATCATCAACTTCGACGCCGACACCAGCTCCCTCAGCAAGGGCGAGACCCTGGTGGACACCGCGCTCAACCTGCAGGCCATGCACCCCGACCTCATCGTCATGCGCCACTCCGCCCCCGGGGCCCACGCCCTGCTGGCGCGGCACATGAAGGCCAGCATCGTGAACGCCGGCGACGGCGCCCACGAGCACCCCACCCAGGCCCTGCTGGACGCCTACACCCTGCGCAAGCGCTTCGGCCGGCTCGACGGCCTGCGGGTGGCCATCGTGGGCGACATCCGCAACAGCCGCGTGGTTCGCTCCAACCTCTGGCTCCTCACCAAGATGGGCGCCCACGTGACCCTGGTGGGCCCCCCCACCCTGGTGCCCGCCGAGCTGAAGGAGACCTGGCCCGGCATCGACATCGTCCACGAACTGGAACCGGCCCTGCCCAGCCAGGACGCCGTCATGATGCTGCGCTGCCAGTTCGAGCGCGGCACCGGCGCCTTCATCCCCGGCCAGGGCGAGTACATCCGCTTCTACCAGCTCAACGCCCAGCGCCTCAAGCTCTGCCGGCCCGACGTGGCCGTGCTGCACCCCGGGCCCATCAACCGCGGGGTGGAGATCACCTCCGAGGTCGCCGACGGCCCCAACAACCTCATCCTCGACCAGGTCACCAACGGCGTGCCGGTGCGCATGGCCGTCCTGTTCCTCCTCTGCAACCCCCACGGGGAGCAGGTTCCTTAG
- the pyrR gene encoding bifunctional pyr operon transcriptional regulator/uracil phosphoribosyltransferase PyrR, translating to MPQANAPCLLDAKQMEVHLQRLCREISAVFGSDASIALLGIRTRGLYLAERLKTMLESNLQKEIPLGVLDIALYRDDLSELAGSPIVRPTEIPFSLKDRSVILVDDVLFTGRTIRAALDALLDHGRPKRVWLAVLVDRGGRELPIQAEFVGIKMDVAMTNRVSVHMKDVDGEDAVLLESRN from the coding sequence ATGCCCCAAGCGAACGCCCCATGCCTGCTGGACGCCAAGCAGATGGAGGTCCATCTCCAGCGCCTGTGCCGCGAGATCTCCGCCGTGTTCGGCAGCGACGCCTCCATCGCCCTCCTGGGCATCCGCACCCGGGGCCTGTACCTGGCCGAGCGCCTCAAGACCATGCTGGAGTCCAACCTCCAGAAGGAGATCCCCCTGGGCGTCCTGGACATCGCCCTGTACCGGGACGACCTCTCGGAGCTGGCGGGAAGCCCCATCGTCCGCCCCACCGAGATCCCCTTCAGCCTCAAGGACCGCTCCGTGATCCTGGTGGACGACGTGCTCTTCACCGGGCGCACCATCCGGGCCGCGCTGGACGCCCTGCTGGACCACGGCCGCCCCAAGCGGGTGTGGCTGGCGGTGCTGGTGGACCGCGGCGGCCGCGAACTGCCCATCCAGGCCGAGTTCGTGGGCATCAAGATGGACGTGGCCATGACCAACCGGGTATCGGTCCACATGAAGGACGTGGACGGCGAGGACGCCGTCCTCCTCGAGAGCCGGAACTAG
- a CDS encoding aminoacyl-histidine dipeptidase: MENVMESKAQTDLGTLEPAGLWKYFLALSKIPRGSKNEAAAAQWVADQAQALGCTVVRDAVGNVIISKKAAPGREGAPMTALQAHVDMVCEKNEATKHDFLKDPIALRRDGDRLLATGTTLGADNGIGVAAALAVLESTTIKHGPLEVLVTIDEETGLTGAGGLAEGILKAQYLLNLDSEEEGDLTIGCAGGIDTMATKKVALRPATAGKAPFRLKVLGLKGGHSGVEIHQGRGNALRILAGVLWSLAPRFGLELASLAGGNKRNAIPREASAVFFLDPARLEEFQVAVKGLEQDYRSALGAFDPGLAMAVEPRADAPAQVMEDRDARAVVNFLYTVAHGVESNSPDIEGLVQTSTNLAIISTTGDTIEISTSQRSSIASAKIDMANRISASCELAGFTAKRGDGYPGWKPDPKAALVKVVNAVHEKTFGRPMAIKAIHAGLECGLIGEKYPGMQMVSFGPSMWDVHTPDENVSIASVGNFWTLLVAVLENV; encoded by the coding sequence ATGGAAAATGTCATGGAATCCAAGGCCCAGACGGACCTTGGCACCCTCGAACCCGCCGGCCTCTGGAAGTACTTCCTGGCCCTGTCGAAGATCCCCCGCGGCTCCAAGAACGAGGCCGCCGCCGCCCAGTGGGTGGCCGACCAGGCCCAGGCCCTGGGCTGCACCGTGGTCCGCGACGCCGTGGGCAACGTCATCATCAGCAAGAAGGCCGCCCCCGGACGCGAGGGCGCGCCCATGACGGCCCTCCAGGCCCACGTGGACATGGTCTGCGAGAAGAACGAGGCCACGAAGCACGACTTCCTCAAGGACCCCATCGCCCTGCGGCGGGACGGCGACCGCCTCCTGGCCACGGGCACCACCCTGGGCGCGGACAACGGCATCGGCGTGGCCGCCGCCCTGGCGGTGCTGGAATCGACCACCATCAAGCACGGCCCCCTGGAAGTGCTCGTGACCATCGACGAGGAGACCGGCCTCACCGGCGCCGGCGGCCTCGCGGAGGGGATCCTCAAGGCCCAGTACCTCCTGAACCTCGACAGCGAGGAGGAGGGGGACCTCACCATCGGCTGCGCCGGCGGCATCGACACCATGGCCACGAAGAAGGTCGCGCTGCGCCCCGCCACAGCGGGCAAGGCCCCCTTCCGCCTGAAGGTCCTCGGCCTCAAGGGCGGCCACTCCGGCGTGGAGATCCACCAGGGCCGCGGCAACGCGCTGCGCATCCTGGCCGGCGTCCTGTGGAGCCTGGCGCCCCGCTTCGGCCTGGAGCTGGCGTCGCTGGCCGGCGGCAACAAGCGCAACGCCATCCCCCGCGAGGCTTCCGCCGTCTTCTTCCTGGACCCGGCCCGCCTCGAGGAGTTCCAGGTGGCGGTCAAGGGGCTGGAGCAGGACTACCGCTCGGCCCTGGGCGCCTTCGATCCGGGCCTCGCCATGGCGGTGGAGCCCAGGGCCGACGCCCCGGCCCAGGTCATGGAGGACCGCGACGCCCGCGCTGTCGTGAACTTCCTCTACACCGTCGCCCACGGCGTCGAGTCCAACAGCCCCGACATCGAGGGCCTGGTGCAGACCTCCACGAACCTCGCCATCATCTCCACCACGGGCGACACCATCGAGATCTCCACCAGCCAGCGCAGCTCGATCGCCAGCGCCAAGATCGACATGGCCAACCGCATCTCGGCCTCCTGCGAGCTCGCGGGCTTCACCGCCAAGCGCGGCGACGGCTACCCGGGCTGGAAGCCCGATCCCAAGGCCGCCCTGGTCAAGGTGGTCAACGCCGTGCACGAGAAGACCTTCGGCAGGCCCATGGCCATCAAGGCCATCCACGCGGGCCTGGAGTGCGGCCTCATCGGCGAGAAGTACCCCGGCATGCAGATGGTCTCCTTCGGCCCCAGCATGTGGGACGTGCACACCCCCGACGAGAACGTGAGCATCGCCTCCGTGGGCAACTTCTGGACCCTGCTCGTGGCCGTGCTGGAAAACGTCTAG
- a CDS encoding response regulator, which yields MPRLLLVDDNQRIHQIVETLLTATDIELTCASSGAEALDLVATVGPFDVALLDTTMQGMDGWELLDRMRRNGATAMMPIAMMAGVLDVVDPETVRKAPIQGFLKKPVELRDLADRVRTLLATPVEPPAPEPEPAPSAATGNFETLPYLKLSDHPLPDADLLLLEPSDLFVEEAPAPDAPLESLELEELDLESLKGLSAPPAVQETAEAASADAAEVPELAPEDAYQSGILELGVITDELPDLGPSQELEEPAPLPDHLLSPTPSLPVDWSDESETLLEFTRQPARPDETTTAIHSMAAAAMEEHSDFDPDSFLEQDAGPAPTPAFLPEAPENVTPVRLTQVSEADVLGDIGDIPELEDLSALDDTVQSAGRATVPPWASTVSLLDRVQATPASLPEPIPEPEPISEPAPIPEPEPISEPMPEPAPEPIPPAVMAAPEPAAAGVPGAADPLAALLADPVLMDRLAKAVVARLGDQALREIAWEVMPELADRLHRN from the coding sequence ATGCCCCGTCTTCTCCTCGTGGACGACAATCAGCGAATCCACCAGATCGTCGAGACGCTCCTGACCGCCACGGACATCGAGCTGACCTGCGCCTCCTCAGGCGCCGAGGCCCTGGACCTGGTGGCCACCGTCGGACCCTTCGACGTGGCCCTCCTGGACACCACCATGCAGGGCATGGACGGCTGGGAGCTCCTGGACCGCATGCGCAGGAACGGCGCCACCGCCATGATGCCCATCGCCATGATGGCCGGGGTCCTGGACGTCGTGGACCCCGAGACCGTCCGCAAGGCCCCCATCCAGGGCTTCCTCAAGAAGCCCGTGGAGCTCCGCGACCTGGCCGACCGGGTCCGGACCCTCCTGGCCACCCCCGTCGAGCCCCCCGCGCCCGAGCCCGAGCCGGCCCCCTCGGCGGCCACCGGGAACTTCGAGACCCTTCCCTACCTCAAGCTCTCGGACCACCCCCTGCCCGACGCCGACCTGCTCCTGCTGGAACCCTCCGACCTCTTCGTGGAGGAGGCCCCTGCCCCCGACGCCCCCCTGGAGTCCCTGGAACTGGAGGAGCTGGACCTTGAGAGCCTCAAGGGCCTGAGCGCCCCTCCGGCCGTCCAGGAGACCGCGGAAGCCGCCTCCGCGGACGCCGCCGAGGTCCCCGAACTCGCCCCGGAGGACGCCTACCAGAGCGGCATCCTCGAGCTGGGCGTGATCACCGACGAGCTGCCCGACCTGGGCCCCTCGCAGGAACTCGAAGAACCCGCCCCCCTGCCGGACCATCTCCTGTCGCCCACCCCGTCCCTGCCCGTGGACTGGTCCGACGAGAGCGAGACCCTCCTGGAGTTCACACGCCAGCCGGCCCGCCCCGACGAGACCACCACCGCCATCCACTCCATGGCCGCCGCGGCCATGGAGGAGCACAGCGATTTCGATCCCGACAGCTTCCTGGAGCAGGACGCCGGCCCCGCGCCGACCCCCGCCTTCCTCCCCGAGGCCCCCGAAAACGTCACCCCCGTGCGCCTCACCCAGGTCTCCGAGGCCGACGTGCTGGGCGACATCGGCGACATCCCCGAACTGGAGGACCTCTCCGCCCTGGACGACACCGTCCAGTCCGCGGGCAGGGCCACCGTGCCCCCCTGGGCCTCCACCGTCAGCCTCCTGGACCGGGTTCAGGCGACCCCGGCGTCCCTGCCCGAACCCATCCCCGAGCCCGAACCCATCTCCGAGCCCGCGCCCATCCCCGAGCCCGAGCCCATCTCCGAGCCCATGCCTGAGCCCGCGCCCGAACCCATCCCTCCCGCGGTGATGGCGGCCCCCGAGCCGGCGGCAGCGGGCGTGCCCGGAGCCGCCGATCCCCTCGCGGCCCTCCTCGCCGACCCCGTGCTGATGGACCGCCTCGCCAAGGCCGTCGTCGCCAGGCTGGGCGACCAGGCCCTCCGGGAGATCGCCTGGGAGGTCATGCCCGAACTGGCCGACCGGCTCCACCGGAACTGA
- a CDS encoding class IV adenylate cyclase: MKHADHVEIEMKFRIPALGPARLRLEACGFALAHGPCGEVSVLWDRDGELRSQGCALRLRRYDGQATLTWKGARVPDPLLKIRPELETSVGDPLAVEGILGQLGFSPAFEMRKSRSVWRRGPLEACLDEAPFGCYLELEGTPEEIREAMGQLGLDEAQVEPRSYVTLFQELA; the protein is encoded by the coding sequence ATGAAACATGCCGACCACGTTGAAATCGAGATGAAGTTCCGCATCCCCGCCCTCGGGCCCGCGCGGCTCCGGCTGGAGGCCTGCGGCTTCGCCCTGGCCCACGGCCCGTGCGGGGAAGTGAGCGTCCTGTGGGACCGGGACGGGGAGCTGCGCTCGCAGGGCTGCGCGCTGCGCCTGCGGCGCTACGACGGGCAGGCCACGCTCACCTGGAAGGGGGCCCGGGTGCCGGACCCGCTCCTGAAGATCCGGCCCGAGCTGGAGACGTCGGTGGGCGACCCCCTGGCGGTGGAGGGGATCCTCGGGCAGCTGGGGTTCAGCCCGGCCTTCGAGATGCGCAAGAGCCGCTCGGTGTGGCGCCGGGGGCCGCTGGAGGCCTGCCTCGACGAGGCGCCCTTCGGGTGCTACCTGGAGCTGGAGGGGACGCCGGAGGAGATCCGCGAGGCCATGGGCCAGCTGGGCCTGGACGAGGCCCAGGTGGAGCCCCGAAGCTACGTGACGCTCTTCCAGGAGCTGGCGTGA
- a CDS encoding serine/threonine-protein kinase has product MTNTPRRIGKFEILERLGEGAMGEVFLARDSLLGREVAIKTIRAALTSPDARDRFFREAQAAGRLNHPNLVTIHEFGEEQGTLFMVMEYVPGDDLGKLLASRELPHREMLELLAQVCDGLAFAHQRGVLHRDIKPTNIRVTRVSGRLAAKILDFGIARLAGSDLTATGALLGTFGYMAPEYIQSGKPDARADLFAVGVILYEALAGFPPFGGESTATVLHRIVNEDPAPLDLAQLTGISPAIQGVTARALAKDPAARFPSAEALAEALRAARDPWWDPASDKAATVSSSRLFEMPERGRKPAPHADAPASRAWLYLGTAVVMAALAAGGGWLWLRRHRHRPAPAAVQPVVQQPVVQQPVAPPPVVQAPPPAEEPKPEPPRTEPAKPAPPPVKAETRPEPTPPAKAGAYATLDQAARALDTDPRGALAFLDNLVKQEPENERAIALRIAALYEAADYRGCAIAIRDSRQAGHLLWPMALKYPRLRKVLEQEKADPRLPRRKAVQ; this is encoded by the coding sequence ATGACGAACACCCCCCGCCGGATCGGCAAATTCGAAATCCTGGAACGCCTGGGCGAGGGGGCCATGGGCGAGGTCTTCCTGGCCCGGGACAGCCTCCTCGGGCGGGAAGTGGCCATCAAGACCATCCGCGCCGCCCTCACCTCGCCCGACGCGCGGGACCGGTTCTTCCGGGAGGCCCAGGCCGCAGGCCGGCTCAACCACCCCAACCTCGTCACCATCCACGAGTTCGGCGAGGAGCAGGGCACGCTCTTCATGGTCATGGAGTACGTCCCCGGCGACGACCTGGGCAAGCTGCTGGCCTCGCGCGAACTGCCCCACCGGGAGATGCTCGAGCTCCTGGCCCAGGTGTGCGACGGCCTGGCCTTCGCCCACCAGCGGGGCGTGCTGCACCGGGACATCAAGCCCACCAACATCCGGGTGACCCGGGTCTCCGGGCGCCTCGCCGCCAAGATCCTGGATTTCGGCATCGCGCGCCTGGCGGGGAGCGACCTCACCGCCACCGGCGCCCTGCTGGGCACGTTCGGCTACATGGCCCCCGAGTACATCCAGTCCGGCAAGCCCGACGCCAGGGCGGACCTCTTCGCCGTGGGCGTGATCCTCTACGAGGCCCTGGCGGGCTTCCCCCCCTTCGGCGGCGAGTCCACGGCCACCGTGCTCCACCGCATCGTCAACGAGGACCCGGCCCCCCTGGACCTGGCCCAGCTCACCGGCATCAGCCCCGCCATCCAGGGCGTGACGGCCCGGGCCCTGGCCAAGGACCCCGCCGCGCGCTTCCCCAGCGCCGAGGCCCTGGCCGAGGCCCTGCGCGCCGCCCGGGACCCCTGGTGGGACCCCGCGTCCGACAAGGCCGCCACCGTGAGCAGCTCCCGCCTCTTCGAAATGCCCGAACGGGGCCGGAAGCCCGCCCCGCACGCCGACGCCCCCGCCTCCCGCGCCTGGCTCTACCTCGGCACGGCCGTGGTCATGGCGGCCCTCGCCGCCGGGGGAGGCTGGCTCTGGCTCCGCCGCCACCGCCACCGCCCCGCCCCCGCGGCGGTCCAGCCCGTGGTGCAGCAGCCCGTGGTGCAGCAGCCCGTGGCGCCCCCGCCCGTGGTCCAGGCCCCGCCCCCGGCCGAGGAACCCAAGCCTGAACCTCCCAGGACCGAACCCGCGAAGCCGGCGCCCCCGCCCGTGAAGGCCGAGACCCGGCCCGAACCCACCCCCCCCGCCAAGGCCGGCGCCTACGCCACCCTCGACCAGGCCGCCCGGGCCCTGGACACCGACCCCAGGGGCGCGCTGGCCTTCCTGGACAACCTGGTCAAGCAGGAGCCGGAAAACGAGCGCGCCATCGCCCTTCGCATCGCGGCGCTCTACGAGGCCGCCGACTACCGGGGCTGCGCCATCGCCATCCGGGATTCCCGGCAGGCCGGGCACCTCCTGTGGCCCATGGCGCTGAAGTATCCCCGCCTGCGCAAGGTGCTCGAGCAGGAGAAGGCGGACCCGCGCCTACCCCGGCGCAAGGCCGTTCAGTAG
- the ligA gene encoding NAD-dependent DNA ligase LigA: MTTDPQTRMKELAAQVLEHRRRYFVLDQPVLSDAEYDALERELRDLEARHPHFADPNSPTQRVGAAPLESFRKARHRTPMLSLDNTYSEDELEDWETRVLKGLPGAEPRYSAELKVDGLSLSLLYEDRALVRAVTRGNGDEGEDVTENARTIADIPLTLPPGAPGTLEVRGEVFLSRRRWEELNRERDARGEARFANPRNAAAGTMKQLDSRITAERRLSFLPWQLPGSARHSQGMDQLADWGFNRMPAHAEGSFAEMLEFIRDQAQARLLLPFDTDGVVLKVDALELQERLGSTDRVPRWAIAFKYPGLQATTTLLGITWQVSRAGKLTPVAELEAVEVAGSTVRRATLHNADELARLGVRVGCKVFVEKGGEVIPKVVAVVPGSLPEGAVEPQVPAACPVCGGAVGKDSDEEVAWRCQNPECPAKITARLQHLGSRAALDIEGLGDALVEQMASRFAQPWDVFTLLEDPKQGLAYLAGLDRMGEKSARNVMEALEAARTKPLSRWIHALGIPMVGARTAELLAEAFPTLGDLWDAEEQRLLAVEEVGPKVAAGLKAFAALHPALPAQLAALGITPAPSAPRDLSGLPLAGEVAVVTGTLPTLSREEAEALLKRLGAKVTGAVSAKTTLLVAGEKAGSKLAKAEALGIPVRDEAWLLSHGTMEP, encoded by the coding sequence ATGACCACCGATCCCCAGACCCGCATGAAGGAACTCGCCGCCCAGGTGCTGGAGCACCGGCGCCGCTACTTCGTCCTCGACCAGCCCGTCCTCTCCGACGCGGAGTACGACGCCCTGGAACGGGAGCTGCGCGACCTGGAGGCGCGGCATCCCCATTTCGCCGACCCCAACAGCCCCACCCAGCGCGTGGGCGCCGCCCCCCTGGAATCCTTCCGCAAGGCCCGGCACCGCACCCCCATGCTCAGCCTGGACAACACCTATTCCGAGGACGAGCTCGAGGACTGGGAGACCCGCGTGCTCAAGGGGCTCCCCGGCGCGGAGCCGCGCTATTCGGCCGAGCTGAAGGTGGACGGGCTCTCGCTCTCGCTCCTCTACGAGGACCGCGCCCTGGTCCGCGCCGTCACCCGTGGCAACGGGGACGAGGGCGAGGACGTCACGGAGAACGCCCGCACCATCGCCGACATCCCGCTCACGCTGCCGCCCGGGGCGCCCGGCACCCTCGAGGTGCGGGGCGAGGTGTTCCTGTCCCGCCGCCGGTGGGAGGAGCTGAACCGGGAGCGGGACGCACGGGGCGAGGCCCGCTTCGCCAACCCCCGCAACGCGGCCGCCGGCACCATGAAGCAGCTCGACAGCCGCATCACGGCCGAGAGGCGGCTCTCCTTCCTCCCCTGGCAGCTGCCGGGCTCGGCCCGCCACAGCCAGGGCATGGACCAGCTCGCGGACTGGGGCTTCAACCGCATGCCCGCGCACGCCGAAGGGAGCTTCGCGGAGATGCTGGAATTCATCAGGGACCAGGCCCAGGCGCGGCTCCTGCTGCCCTTCGACACCGACGGCGTGGTCCTGAAGGTGGACGCGCTGGAGCTGCAGGAGCGCCTGGGCTCCACGGACCGCGTGCCCCGGTGGGCCATCGCGTTCAAGTATCCGGGGCTCCAGGCCACCACCACGCTCCTGGGCATCACCTGGCAGGTGAGCCGGGCCGGCAAGCTCACCCCGGTGGCGGAGCTGGAGGCCGTGGAGGTGGCGGGCTCCACGGTCCGCCGGGCCACCCTCCACAACGCCGACGAGCTGGCGCGGCTGGGTGTGCGGGTGGGCTGCAAGGTCTTCGTGGAGAAGGGCGGCGAAGTCATCCCCAAGGTGGTGGCCGTGGTGCCCGGTTCCCTTCCCGAAGGCGCCGTGGAGCCCCAGGTGCCCGCGGCCTGCCCCGTCTGCGGGGGCGCCGTGGGCAAGGACTCCGACGAGGAGGTGGCCTGGCGCTGCCAGAACCCCGAGTGCCCCGCCAAGATCACCGCCCGGCTCCAGCACCTGGGCAGCCGCGCGGCCCTGGACATCGAGGGCCTGGGCGACGCGCTGGTGGAGCAGATGGCCTCGCGCTTCGCGCAGCCCTGGGACGTTTTCACGCTGCTGGAGGACCCCAAGCAGGGGCTGGCGTACCTGGCCGGGCTGGACCGCATGGGCGAGAAGAGCGCCCGCAACGTCATGGAGGCCCTGGAAGCCGCCCGCACCAAGCCCCTCTCCCGCTGGATCCACGCCCTGGGCATCCCCATGGTGGGGGCCCGCACCGCCGAACTGCTGGCGGAGGCCTTCCCCACCCTCGGGGACCTGTGGGACGCCGAGGAGCAGCGGCTCCTGGCCGTCGAGGAGGTGGGGCCCAAGGTCGCCGCGGGGCTCAAGGCCTTCGCCGCCCTCCACCCCGCCCTGCCCGCGCAGCTGGCGGCGCTCGGCATCACCCCCGCGCCAAGCGCCCCCCGGGACCTCTCCGGCCTGCCCCTGGCCGGCGAGGTGGCCGTGGTCACCGGGACCCTTCCCACCCTGAGCCGGGAGGAGGCCGAAGCCCTGCTCAAGCGCCTGGGAGCCAAGGTCACCGGCGCCGTCTCCGCCAAGACCACCCTCCTCGTCGCCGGGGAGAAGGCCGGCTCCAAGCTCGCCAAGGCCGAGGCGCTGGGCATCCCCGTGCGGGACGAGGCCTGGCTCCTGAGTCATGGCACTATGGAACCCTGA
- the rodA gene encoding rod shape-determining protein RodA: MKERLRALDTALLWPMVLLVVMGTLTVYSAGRGTGQAGLWAKQSLWNLMGFGVMAFLAGANPKRIFRSGFALYVLGILSLALVLVAGHRIGGSQRWIVLAGLTFQPSELMKWLTLLFVAHRLGTRQPQDLTAWDLAGTSALVFFPMLLVLKQPDLGMAVSFLPILVLIPVLKGVRAKWVLLTVLLVSLGGVGAWQKVLKPYQKQRVLTFLDPGADLKGKGYQINQSRIAIGAGGLTGQGFTSGSQTQLNFLPVKTTDFVFSVWAEERGFLGVLLALGLFGVVLSRILDTAVAAKSASETYFCVGAAGIIALHLLVNVGMVIGVLPNKGIVLPFFSAGGSSTLSYFLGLGVVMAVRHRAQVK, from the coding sequence GTGAAGGAGCGTCTGCGCGCCCTGGACACGGCCCTCCTGTGGCCCATGGTCCTGCTCGTGGTCATGGGCACGCTCACGGTCTACTCCGCGGGCCGCGGCACGGGCCAGGCCGGCCTCTGGGCCAAGCAGAGCCTCTGGAACCTCATGGGCTTCGGGGTCATGGCCTTCCTGGCCGGCGCCAATCCCAAGCGCATCTTCCGCAGCGGGTTCGCGCTCTACGTCCTGGGCATCCTGTCCCTGGCCCTGGTGCTCGTCGCCGGCCACCGCATCGGCGGCTCCCAGCGGTGGATCGTGCTGGCCGGCCTCACCTTCCAGCCCAGCGAGCTCATGAAGTGGCTGACCCTGCTCTTCGTGGCGCACCGCCTCGGCACCCGCCAGCCCCAGGACCTCACAGCCTGGGACCTGGCCGGGACCTCGGCCCTGGTGTTCTTCCCCATGCTCCTGGTGCTCAAGCAGCCCGACCTGGGCATGGCCGTGAGCTTCCTGCCCATCCTGGTGCTGATCCCGGTCCTCAAGGGGGTCAGGGCCAAGTGGGTCCTCCTGACGGTGCTGCTGGTCTCCCTGGGCGGCGTCGGGGCCTGGCAGAAGGTGCTCAAGCCCTACCAGAAGCAGCGGGTCCTGACCTTCCTGGACCCGGGGGCCGACCTCAAGGGCAAGGGCTACCAGATCAACCAGAGCCGCATCGCCATCGGCGCCGGCGGCCTCACCGGGCAGGGCTTCACCTCCGGCAGCCAGACCCAGCTCAACTTCCTGCCGGTGAAGACCACCGATTTCGTCTTCTCGGTGTGGGCCGAGGAGCGCGGCTTCCTGGGGGTCCTGCTGGCCCTGGGCCTTTTCGGCGTCGTCCTGAGCCGCATCCTCGACACCGCCGTGGCGGCGAAGAGCGCCTCCGAGACCTACTTCTGCGTGGGCGCCGCGGGCATCATCGCCCTGCACCTCCTGGTGAACGTGGGCATGGTCATCGGGGTGCTGCCCAACAAGGGCATCGTGCTGCCGTTCTTCAGCGCCGGGGGGAGCAGCACGCTCAGCTATTTCCTGGGGCTGGGCGTGGTGATGGCGGTCCGGCACCGGGCCCAGGTGAAATAG